A genomic segment from Pelobates fuscus isolate aPelFus1 chromosome 7, aPelFus1.pri, whole genome shotgun sequence encodes:
- the LOC134568843 gene encoding uncharacterized protein LOC134568843 isoform X2: protein MSLRVSLPSTPITTFKDMNTSKRRFLATPLSLPVLSNGPSLHMTNRAVPRLNPLHPPGVKRRTVSLETVAVHHHNHQRVLNMQQKEYYNYHQGWRRPFYGTVFEQEEYRKEIRDLLKKQMYEKWALQREVLSSQSLELEAQKENDRTALMQDLEQQRTRAMLMRNFRDENKKIMETKWQENRLTRSLENMKERELLHYNPINWSGTLK, encoded by the exons ATGAGTCTCA GGGTGTCCTTGCCGAGTACCCCAATAACCACATTTAAAGATATGAACACTTCCAAAAGAAGATTTCTTGCAACCCCCCTGAGTCTCCCAGTACTGTCAAATGGTCCAAGTTTACATATGACCAACAGG GCTGTGCCCCGCTTAAATCCCCTTCACCCCCCAGGAGTCAAGAGGAGGACAGTAAGTTTGGAGACAGTGGCAGTACACCACCACAACCACCAGAGAGTCCTTAATATGCAACAAAAAGAGTACTATAA CTATCATCAGGGATGGAGAAGACCATTTTATGGTACAGTTTTTGAACAAGAAGAATACAG GAAGGAAATCAGAGACCTGCTTAAAAAGCAAATGTATGAAAAGTGGGCGCTGCAGCGAGAGGTATTAAGTAGCCAAAGTTTGGAGCTAGAGGCCCAAAAAGAGAATGACCGTACCGCCTTAATGCAAGACTTGGAGCAGCAGAGGACACGAGCCATGTTGATGAGAAACTTTCGGGATGAAAACAAGAAG ATAATGGAAACAAAATGGCAGGAAAACAGACTGACGCGCTCTCTGGAAAATATGAAAGAGAGAGAATTGCTCCACTATAACCCTATCAATTGGAGTGGAACACTGAAATGA
- the LOC134568843 gene encoding uncharacterized protein LOC134568843 isoform X1, which produces MSLKGVSLPSTPITTFKDMNTSKRRFLATPLSLPVLSNGPSLHMTNRAVPRLNPLHPPGVKRRTVSLETVAVHHHNHQRVLNMQQKEYYNYHQGWRRPFYGTVFEQEEYRKEIRDLLKKQMYEKWALQREVLSSQSLELEAQKENDRTALMQDLEQQRTRAMLMRNFRDENKKIMETKWQENRLTRSLENMKERELLHYNPINWSGTLK; this is translated from the exons ATGAGTCTCA AAGGGGTGTCCTTGCCGAGTACCCCAATAACCACATTTAAAGATATGAACACTTCCAAAAGAAGATTTCTTGCAACCCCCCTGAGTCTCCCAGTACTGTCAAATGGTCCAAGTTTACATATGACCAACAGG GCTGTGCCCCGCTTAAATCCCCTTCACCCCCCAGGAGTCAAGAGGAGGACAGTAAGTTTGGAGACAGTGGCAGTACACCACCACAACCACCAGAGAGTCCTTAATATGCAACAAAAAGAGTACTATAA CTATCATCAGGGATGGAGAAGACCATTTTATGGTACAGTTTTTGAACAAGAAGAATACAG GAAGGAAATCAGAGACCTGCTTAAAAAGCAAATGTATGAAAAGTGGGCGCTGCAGCGAGAGGTATTAAGTAGCCAAAGTTTGGAGCTAGAGGCCCAAAAAGAGAATGACCGTACCGCCTTAATGCAAGACTTGGAGCAGCAGAGGACACGAGCCATGTTGATGAGAAACTTTCGGGATGAAAACAAGAAG ATAATGGAAACAAAATGGCAGGAAAACAGACTGACGCGCTCTCTGGAAAATATGAAAGAGAGAGAATTGCTCCACTATAACCCTATCAATTGGAGTGGAACACTGAAATGA